A stretch of DNA from Micromonospora sp. WMMD1155:
CGGTGTCGAAGACGGCGACCTGCGGGACGTCCGGCAGCGCCGCCCGGGTCACCTCGATGCCCGCCAGGTTCGCCGGGTTGTGCAGCGGGGCGAGCGGCACCAGCTCCCGGATCGCGGCCAGAACCGCGTCGTCGACGAGCACCGGGGCGCTGAACCTCCGGCCGCCGTGCACCACCCGGTGCCCGACGGCGGCGAGCCCGGTCAGGTCCAGTCCGTCGAGGATCTGCCGGACGGCGGTGGCGTGGTCCGCCGGGCCGCCACCGGGCTCACCGATCCGCTCGACGGTTCCGTGGTCCAGCGCCCGGTCGCCGTCGTAGCGCCGCCACTTGACCGACGACGACCCGCAGTTGAGCACCAGCACCCGACTCACGACGCCTCCTCGGTGGCCGCCTGGATGGCTGTGATCGCCACCGTGTTGACGATGTCCGGCACCAGCGCGCCGCGGGACAGGTCGTTGACCGGCCGCCGTAGGCCCTGCATCACCGGGCCCACGGCGACCGCCCCGGCGGAGCGCTGCACGGCCTTGTAGGTGTTGTTGCCGGTGTTCAGGTCCGGAAAGATGAAGACCGTGGCGTGACCGGCGACCGGGCTGCCCGGCAGCTTCGTCGCCGCCACCGCCGGGTCGATCGCCGCGTCGTACTGGATCGGTCCCTCGACCAGCAGGTCGGGTCGGCGTTCCCGGACCAGCGCGGTGGCCGCGGCGACCTTCTCCACGTCCTCGCCCGCGCCGGAGCTGCCGGTGGAGTACGACAGCATGGCCACCCGGGGTTCGATGCCGAACCGGGCGGCGGTGTCGGCAGAGGAGATCGCGATGTCGGCGAGCTGCGCGGCGTCCGGATCGCGATTGACCGCGCAGTCGCCGTAGACCAGCACCCGGTCCGCGAGCAGCATGAAGAAGACGCTGGAGGCCACCGAGACCTCCGGCACGGTACGGATGATCTCGAACGCCGGCCGGATGGTGGCGGCGGTGGTGTGCGTGGCGCCGGAGACCATCCCGTCGGCTCGTCCGGTCGCCACCATCAGCGTGCCGAAGTAGTTGGGCTGCGCCACGATGTCGTGCGCCAACTCGGCGGTCACACCCCGGTGGGCGCGCAGCCGCGCGTACTCGACAGCGAAGTCGTCCCGCCAGCCGCTGGTGACCGGGTCGACCACGTTCGCGTCGCCCAGGTCGATGCCCAGCTCACGGGTTCGCCGGGCGACGTCGTCCGGTCGCCCGAGCACTGTCAGCTCGGCCACCCCACGGCGCAGCAGGATCTCCGCCGCCCGCAGGATCCGGTCCTCGGTACCCTCCGGCAGCACCAGGTGCCGACGGTGCGAACGGGCCCGGTCGATCAGCTCGTTCTCGAACATCAGCGGGGTGACCCGGGTGGAGCGGCTGACCCGCAGCCGACGGGCCAGGTCGTCGGTGTCCACGCAGCGCTCGAACGCGCCCAGGGCCGCCTCCACCTTGCGCGGGTTGGCGGCGCTGGGCCGACCCTCGATCCGGCTGGACGCGGCCACCGTGTCGTAGCTGTCGCTGCCCACGGAGAGCACCGCCAGCCCGGTGTTCAGACCCTCCACCAACCGCATGACCCGGGGATCGGGCTGCTCGCCGAGGGTGAGCACCAGACCGGCGACCGACACCTGCCCGGCCACGTGCGCGGCGCTCGCGGCGACGAGCAGGTCGGCCCGGTCCCCGGGGGTGATCACCAGGGCGCCCTCGGTGAGGTGGTCCAGCAGGGTCGGCACATGTGCCGCACCGACCACGAAGTCCAGCACGTCCCGGCCGAGTGCGGCGTCGTCCCCGGCCAGCAGGGTGGCGCCGAGCGCCGCCGCCACCTCGGCCACCGTCGGCGCCGACACGCTCGGCACCTCCGGGATGGCGTACGCGGGCACCGGCAGGTCCGGCAACGTCATCGGCTCGGTCACCCGGTTGGCGATCACCGCGAGCACCGTCGCGCCCAGGTCGGCCAGGTCGTGGTACGCCCTGCGCACCGCCGCCGCCACCGCCGTCGGCTCCTGACCGAAGCCGTCCACCACCGGCACCACGACACTGCCGAACTCGATGGCCAGCCGGGCGTTGAAGGCCAACTCCCGAGGGTGGGCCGGGTCACCCGGGTCGTCGAAGTCGCTGCCCACCACGACGACCGCCGGGCATTGCCGCTCCACCGCCCGGTACCGCTCGACGACGGCGGAGATCAGTTCCTCACGCCGGCCGTCGGCCACCAGTGTCGCCGCCTCGGCGTAGGTGGCCCCGGCCAGGTCGGCGAGCGGCACCTCGACCCGGTAGCGCTCGCTGAGCAGGGCGAGGATCGGGTCCGCGCCGCTGGACGCGACCAGCGGTCGGAACACGCCGATCCGCCCCACCTGCCGCGACAACAGTTCGGCCAACCCGAGTGCGACGGTGGATTTCCCCCCGCCAGAACCAACGCTGGTCAGGTAAACACTCCGAGCCACAACCCCACCCCCACCCCACACTCGGTGATCAAGACGTTTGCGTCAGTTCCGGCCCCCATGGTGACCGAAAGCTCTTGATCACCGGGGGTGGAACGGAATCATGCGTCGTCGTCGTCGGGGTCGTCTAGGCGGGCCAGGTAGGTGGCGAGGCGTTCGATGGGGGTCTCGAACTCGGGGTTGAGGTCGACGAAGTCGCGCAGGCGTTCGCCCAGCCACTCCAGGGTCACCTGTTCGTCGCCCCGGCGCTCGACCAGTTCCTCGATGCCACGGTCGGTGAAGTACATGGGTTCGTCCTCGTGCTCGGCCCGGCGCGTGGCCGGGCGGGTGGACCGACGCGAGCCGGGGCAGGACCGTGGGGAACGGCCCTGCCCCGGCTCGCGCGGTACGGGTCAGGTCACGGGCGGGGGAGAGCCGCCTCGATCAGCGCGGTCTGCTCGACATCGTGGGTCTTGGCCGACCCGACCGCCGGGGCGGCCGCGGCCGGGCGGGAGATCCGCCGCAGGCGTACGTCGGTCAAATGCTCCAGCAGGTTGAGCGCGACGAACGACCAGGCACCCTGGTTGGCCGGCTCCTCCTGCACCCAGGCGAAGTCCTCCGCGTTCGGGTACTGCGCCAGGGCGGCCCGGATCTCCTCCACCGGCAGCGGGTACAGCTGCTCGATCCGGAGGATCGCCGTGTCGGTGACGCCGCGCTCCTGCCGGGCCTGGAACAGGTCGTAGTAGACCTTGCCCGAGCAGAGCAGCACCCGCTTCACCGCCTCCGGCGCCGGGGCTGCCGTGTCGCGCAGCACCGGCTGGAAGGTGCCGGTGGTGAAGTCCTCCACCGAGGAGACGCAGAGCTTGTGCCGCAGCAGCGACTTCGGCGTGAACACCACCAGCGGCTTGCGCTTGGGCGACAGGGCCTGGCGGCGCAGCAGGTGGAAGTAGTTCGCCGGGGTGGTCGGGATGGCCACCCGCATGTTGTCCTCGGCGCACATCTGCAGGAACCGCTCCGGCCGGCCGGAGGTGTGGTCCGGGCCCTGGCCCTCGTGGCCGTGCGGGAGCAGCAGGGTGACGGCGGAGCGCTGGCCCCACTTCACCTCACCCGAAGAGATGAACTCGTCGATCACCGACTGGGCGCCGTTGACGAAGTCGCCGAACTGGGCCTCCCAGGCGACGAGGGCGTTGATGTTCTCCACCGAGTAGCCGTACTCGAAGCCCATCGCCGCGTACTCGCTGAGCAGCGAGTCGTGCACGAAGAACCGGGAGCGCTCGCCGTCGCCGGTGAGCGACTTGAGCGGCAGGTAGTCGTCCCCGGTGCGGGAGTCGACGACCGAGGCGTGCCGCTGGACGAACGTGCCGCGCCGCGAGTCCTGACCGGCGAGCCGGACGGTGACCCCGTCGTGCAGCAGTGCCCCGAACGCGATGATCTCGCCGTAGCCCCAGTCGATGTTGCCCTCGGTGGACATCTTGGCCCGCCGGTCGAGCAGCTGCTGGATCCGCTTGTGCGGGGTGAAGCCCTCCGGCAGGTTGATGTGCGCCTCGCCGATGGCCTTGATCACGGACGCGTCGGTCGCGGTGTCGACCTGCGGCTCCGGCTCCTCCTCGCGGCGCGGGCGGTTGAGCTGGCGCGGTGCGGAGGCGGCGTCCCGGGTGGCCTTGAAGACCTTCTCCAGCTGCGCCTGGTAGTCGCGCAGCAGCTCCTCCGCGTCCTCCACGGTGATGTCGCCCCGACCGATCAGCTCCTCGGTGTAGAGCTTGCGGACCGAACGCTTCGAGTCAATGATCTTGTACATCTGGGGGTTGGACATCGACGGGTCGTCGCCCTCGTTGTGCCCGCGCCGGCGGTAGCAGACCATGTCGATCACGACGTCCTTGTTGAACGTCTGCCGGTATTCGAACGCCAGCCGGGCGACCCGGACCACGGCCTCGGGGTCGTCGCCGTTGACGTGGAAGATCGGCGCCTGGATCATCCGGGCCACGTCGGTGCTGTAGAGGCTGGACCGGCTGTACTCCGGGGCGGTGGTGAAGCCGACCTGGTTGTTGACCACCACGTGCACGGTGCCGCCGGTGCGGTAACCGCGCAGCTGCGACAGGTTGAGGGTCTCGGCCACCACGCCCTGACCGGCGAACGCGGCGTCGCCGTGCACCGCCAGCGGCAGCACGGTGTAGCCCTCCAGCTTGAGGTCGATCCGGTCCTGCTTGGCCCGGACGATGCCCTCCAGCACCGGGTCGACGGCCTCCAGGTGCGACGGGTTGGCCACCACCGACACCTTGACCGCGTGCTCGCCGTCGGGGGTGGTGAACTTGCCGTTCTGACCCAGGTGGTACTTCACGTCGCCGGAGCCCTGCGTGGAGCGCGGGTCCAGGTGGCCCTCGAACTCCGAGAAGATCTTCTCGTACGGCTTGCCGACGATGTTGGCCAGCACGTTGAGCCGACCCCGGTGGGCCATGCCGATCACGACCTCGTCCAGGCCGCTCTCCGCGGAGGACTCCAGGACCTCACCGAGCAGCGGGATCAGCGACTCGCCGCCCTCCAGCGAGAACCGCTTCTGGCCCACGTACTTGGTCTGCAGGAAGGTCTCGAACGCCTCGGCGGCGTTGAGCCGGTTGAGCACGTGCTTCTGCTCGTCGGCGGACGGCTTCTCGTACTTGCGCTCGATGCGCTCCTGGACCCAGCGCCGCTCCTCCGGGTCCTGGATGTGCATGTACTCGATGCCGACCCGGCGGCAGTACGAGTCGCGCAGCACGCCCAGGATCTCGCGCAGCTTCATCCGCTGCCGGCCGGCGAAGCCGTTGACCGGGAACTCCCGGTCCAGGTCCCATAGGGTGAGGCCGTGCTGGAGAACGTCCAGGTCCGGGTGCTTGCGGATCTTGAATTCCAGCGGGTCGGTGTCGGCCATCAGGTGGCCGCGCACCCGGTACGCGTGGATCAGCTCGTGCACCCGGGCGGTCTTGTTGATCTGGCCCTCGGAGCTGACCGCCACGTCACGCATCCAGCGCACCGGCTCGTACGGGATGCGCAGCGCGGTGAAGATCTGGTCGTAGAAGCCGTGCTCGCCCAGGATCAGCTCGTGCATGACCTTGAGGAACTCGCCGGACTGCGCGCCCTGGATGATCCGGTGGTCGTACGTGCTGGTCAGCGTGATGATCTTGCTGACGGCCAGCTCGGCCAGGGTGGCCTCGGACATGCCCTGGTAGGGCGCCGGGTACTCCATCGCGCCGACGCCGATGATCGCGCTCTGCCCCTGCATGAGCCGCGGCATCGAGTGCACGGTGCCGATGCCGCCCGGGTTGGTCAGCGAGATCGTGGTGCCGGAGTAGTCCTCCATGGTCAGCTCGTTGCGCCGCGCCCGCCGGACCACGTCCTCGTACGCCTGCCAGAACTGCCGGAAGTCCATCTGCTCGCAGCCCTTGATGGAGGGGACCACCAGGTTGCGGCTGCCGTCCGGCTTGGCCAGGTCGATCGCGATGCCGAGGTTGACGTGCGTCGGGCGGACCACCGCCGGCTTGCCGTTGGCCTCGGCGAAGGAGTTGTTCATCTCCGGGTGCGCGACCAGCGCCCGGACCATCGCGTACCCCACCAGGTGGGTGAAGCTGACCTTGCCACCACGCCCCCGGGCGAGGTGGTTGTTGATCACGATGCGGTTGTCGACCAGCAGCTTCGCCGGGACCGCGCGGACGCTTGTCGCGGTGGGCACGCTCAGCGAGGCGTCCATGTTCTGGACGATCTTCGCGGCGACGCCGCGCAGCGGCGTGGTCTGCGGACCGTCCGCGGTCGGCGCGGCGGCCTTGGCGGCCGGCTTGGCCTTCTCCGGCGCGGCCTTGGGCGCGGCCGGAGCAGCGGCGGCGGGCTTGGCCGGCGCCGACTGGGTGGTGGCCGGCTTCGCGTCGGCCGGCGTGCTCGCCGTCTTCGCGGGGGCGCTCGGCTGGCTGACCTTGGCGGCGGCCTCCGGCTGGCCGTCCGGCTCGGGAGCGGCGGCCGGCTTGTCCGACGACTCGGCCCCCCGTGGGGTGGCCGCTCCGGGCGCCGGCCGGTAGTCGGCGAAGAAGTCGTGCCAGGCCGAATCGACGCTCGTTGGGTCGGCGAGGTAGCGCTGGTACATCTCCTCGACGATCCACTCATTCGGGCCGAAACCCGCTAGTGGGTTCTCCTGCGAAGTCTGCTGGGTCGACACGGCCGGTAATCGCCTCTTTCACGCGGGTTTGTGTGGCACGCGGTGTGTCCCTCGCGCCCGATTAGGAGCGCGGACTGGACGGTTCCCAGGCTACGCCGTACCGATCCCGCAGGCATTTCCGCCTCGGTCCCGTGGCCGGTTTCACAGAAGATGCCAGAAGTTCACCAACCGCTGCGTGCTCGGTCGGCGACTGCTAAGGCGGACCGTACCGGGGTGGCGGCTCGGCCGTCGCCACCCCGGTACCGGTCAGGAGATGTCGCGTCGACGCATCAGCAGGGTGCCGACCACGCCGGTCACCACCGCGTACCCGATCAGCACGGCCGCGCCGGCCCAGCGCGGCGGGTTGCCCGGGATGTCCGCCCCGGTGACCATCAGCGACGAGGCCAGCGACGGCACCAGCAACTGGAGGTTGTTGATCCAGTCACCCCACCGCTCGGCCAGGATGGCGATCACGAAGATGGCGCCGATCGAGCCGCCCAGGTAGAGCAGGATGCCGGTCACCGTGGCACCGATCTGGCTGCGCAGCAGCACGCCGATGCCGACGCCGAACACCGCCCAGAGCAGGTACGCGAGCAGGTTCAACCCGATCGCCCGCCACGCCGCGTCGTTGCCCAGTTGCGAGTCGAGCCCGACCGCGTTCAGCACCGCCGAACCGGCGACCAGGTTGAGCGCGGTGGTCACCAGCCAGAACAGCAGCGCCAGCACGC
This window harbors:
- the pta gene encoding phosphate acetyltransferase — translated: MARSVYLTSVGSGGGKSTVALGLAELLSRQVGRIGVFRPLVASSGADPILALLSERYRVEVPLADLAGATYAEAATLVADGRREELISAVVERYRAVERQCPAVVVVGSDFDDPGDPAHPRELAFNARLAIEFGSVVVPVVDGFGQEPTAVAAAVRRAYHDLADLGATVLAVIANRVTEPMTLPDLPVPAYAIPEVPSVSAPTVAEVAAALGATLLAGDDAALGRDVLDFVVGAAHVPTLLDHLTEGALVITPGDRADLLVAASAAHVAGQVSVAGLVLTLGEQPDPRVMRLVEGLNTGLAVLSVGSDSYDTVAASSRIEGRPSAANPRKVEAALGAFERCVDTDDLARRLRVSRSTRVTPLMFENELIDRARSHRRHLVLPEGTEDRILRAAEILLRRGVAELTVLGRPDDVARRTRELGIDLGDANVVDPVTSGWRDDFAVEYARLRAHRGVTAELAHDIVAQPNYFGTLMVATGRADGMVSGATHTTAATIRPAFEIIRTVPEVSVASSVFFMLLADRVLVYGDCAVNRDPDAAQLADIAISSADTAARFGIEPRVAMLSYSTGSSGAGEDVEKVAAATALVRERRPDLLVEGPIQYDAAIDPAVAATKLPGSPVAGHATVFIFPDLNTGNNTYKAVQRSAGAVAVGPVMQGLRRPVNDLSRGALVPDIVNTVAITAIQAATEEAS
- a CDS encoding DUF6104 family protein, producing MYFTDRGIEELVERRGDEQVTLEWLGERLRDFVDLNPEFETPIERLATYLARLDDPDDDDA
- a CDS encoding multifunctional oxoglutarate decarboxylase/oxoglutarate dehydrogenase thiamine pyrophosphate-binding subunit/dihydrolipoyllysine-residue succinyltransferase subunit; the encoded protein is MSTQQTSQENPLAGFGPNEWIVEEMYQRYLADPTSVDSAWHDFFADYRPAPGAATPRGAESSDKPAAAPEPDGQPEAAAKVSQPSAPAKTASTPADAKPATTQSAPAKPAAAAPAAPKAAPEKAKPAAKAAAPTADGPQTTPLRGVAAKIVQNMDASLSVPTATSVRAVPAKLLVDNRIVINNHLARGRGGKVSFTHLVGYAMVRALVAHPEMNNSFAEANGKPAVVRPTHVNLGIAIDLAKPDGSRNLVVPSIKGCEQMDFRQFWQAYEDVVRRARRNELTMEDYSGTTISLTNPGGIGTVHSMPRLMQGQSAIIGVGAMEYPAPYQGMSEATLAELAVSKIITLTSTYDHRIIQGAQSGEFLKVMHELILGEHGFYDQIFTALRIPYEPVRWMRDVAVSSEGQINKTARVHELIHAYRVRGHLMADTDPLEFKIRKHPDLDVLQHGLTLWDLDREFPVNGFAGRQRMKLREILGVLRDSYCRRVGIEYMHIQDPEERRWVQERIERKYEKPSADEQKHVLNRLNAAEAFETFLQTKYVGQKRFSLEGGESLIPLLGEVLESSAESGLDEVVIGMAHRGRLNVLANIVGKPYEKIFSEFEGHLDPRSTQGSGDVKYHLGQNGKFTTPDGEHAVKVSVVANPSHLEAVDPVLEGIVRAKQDRIDLKLEGYTVLPLAVHGDAAFAGQGVVAETLNLSQLRGYRTGGTVHVVVNNQVGFTTAPEYSRSSLYSTDVARMIQAPIFHVNGDDPEAVVRVARLAFEYRQTFNKDVVIDMVCYRRRGHNEGDDPSMSNPQMYKIIDSKRSVRKLYTEELIGRGDITVEDAEELLRDYQAQLEKVFKATRDAASAPRQLNRPRREEEPEPQVDTATDASVIKAIGEAHINLPEGFTPHKRIQQLLDRRAKMSTEGNIDWGYGEIIAFGALLHDGVTVRLAGQDSRRGTFVQRHASVVDSRTGDDYLPLKSLTGDGERSRFFVHDSLLSEYAAMGFEYGYSVENINALVAWEAQFGDFVNGAQSVIDEFISSGEVKWGQRSAVTLLLPHGHEGQGPDHTSGRPERFLQMCAEDNMRVAIPTTPANYFHLLRRQALSPKRKPLVVFTPKSLLRHKLCVSSVEDFTTGTFQPVLRDTAAPAPEAVKRVLLCSGKVYYDLFQARQERGVTDTAILRIEQLYPLPVEEIRAALAQYPNAEDFAWVQEEPANQGAWSFVALNLLEHLTDVRLRRISRPAAAAPAVGSAKTHDVEQTALIEAALPRP
- a CDS encoding ABC transporter permease subunit, encoding MNLVRSELLKIRTTNTWWIFALISLPLWALTLLINWLQADTLTNGNLSDVPADQADTLAVAASADALSSNLFTTGQFFGLLIVMLLGIIVVTSEFFHQTVTTTFLTNPHRTAVMTAKLVAAGVLALLFWLVTTALNLVAGSAVLNAVGLDSQLGNDAAWRAIGLNLLAYLLWAVFGVGIGVLLRSQIGATVTGILLYLGGSIGAIFVIAILAERWGDWINNLQLLVPSLASSLMVTGADIPGNPPRWAGAAVLIGYAVVTGVVGTLLMRRRDIS